Part of the Bacillota bacterium genome is shown below.
ATCTGAGCCTTGGACAAGCCCATCGCGTCACTGGCATGGAGGGACATGAACGGCCCCCAGTTGGCCATGACCAGGACCACGTTGCTGAGGACCAGCGACAAAAGGACCAGGCGCAGGCGTCCGCTGAAGATGTGGCTGAAGGCGAAGGGCCGGCTGCCCGTGGCCTTCGGCCTTGTCTCCCGAAGCAGGAGATGGCGCACGGTCGCCGTGGACATGATTACTGCGGCGGTGATCAGGAAGAGTCCCCTGGCCCCGATGGCCGGTAGGAGCCTGGCCCCGAGCAATGGGCCGATGACGATCCCCACGGCGATGACCCCTTCCAGGAGGCCGAAGGCGTGCCCGCGGCGTTCCGGCGGGACCGACTCGCCGACGAAGGGCATGAAGACCGGCGATTGGAGGGCATTGAAGGCGTTCCAGAAGACGTAGACGATGGCGAAGGGCAGCCACGACGGCATGAACGCGGCCGTCCCGATGGCCAAGGCGCACAGGTAGGTGGGATAGACGACGATCGGGAAGCGGCCGAAGCGGTCGCCCCATCGCCCCCCCTGATATTGGCTGAACGCGGCGGCCAACGCCCAGGCGGCGAAGGCCACGCTGATTTGCAGGTCGCTCGCCCCAAGGTCGCGCATGATCAGCGAAAGGATGGGGTTCCAAAGCATCACCGAGCCGACGTTGAGGGCCGCCGTCACGGTCATCACCGGGATGTTTCTAGCCGTCGACAAGTCCGCACCTCCAGGCAGACTGCTATTCCATGCCGGTCGGGGGAGTTCCTGCCGTATCCCGCGCCGGAGCCGCGGAGATAATACGGCCGGAAGCGAAGCCTTGGAGAAGGAGGGAACGACAAGTGCCGAAGGGCCACATCACTCAGCGGGAACTGCTGCAACTCGAGGACTGCATCGGGATCAACGAGATTCTCGTCAAGAAGGGCGAGTTCTTCGCCGGCCTGGTCCAGGAGACCACCGCCAAGGAAATGATCGAGCGCCACGGCAAGGAGCACGAGCGCCACATCCAGGACCTGGTCCAGTACATCAAGTCATCGACCCCGAACATGCAGTGACCCGGGCGGCGGCCGGCGCCGCCGCAATCACGATGAAGGCGAGGTGCGACAAAGGTGACTCCCAACGTCAAGAGTGGCGGCAAGATGGATGAGAAGGATCTTCTCACCGACCTACTGATGACCCACAAGTACCTGATCGACAACTACAGCCAGTCGACGGTCGAGTCAGCCGACCCCAAGCTGAGAGACCTTTTCCATAAGCTGTGTACGGAGTGCCTCCGCGACCAGGACGAGATCTTCAACCACATGAACTCCCATGGCTGGTACAAACCACCTGAGGCGAGCGTCCAGGAGATTCAGAAGGCTGAGCAGAAGTTCAGCCAGACCGTCTCCCAGATGGGCATCCAGCAACAGTCCTGATCGGCGGGCGCCATCCCAAGCAAGGATCCGGGCCAGCCATCACGGGCAGTTGAACGACCGGCGGCGGGCATGCTATCTCCGAAAGGAGACGATCGCATGCCCGCTTCTTATGATCGACGCCGCGGCCCCGAGCGGCCGGTGACGCCCCCGACGGGCGTCGGACCATCCGTTCCCGGCGACCCAGATACTCTGGTCGACGTCGACTCGCCGGACGACTTCTCGCCCGGACCATTGGCGGGGGAGGATCCGGGGGTCATCACCGACTGGCCGGATGCAGACGACGAAGGAATCGTGCCGGTGGACGAGGGGCTGGAGGAGACGGCCAACCTCCGCCGGTCCATCGAAGAGCTTCCTTGAGGGCAAACGCCTTCGAGATCCGCGAGGGGCTCCACTGGGTGGGGATTCCCGACCCTGCCCGGAGGCGCTACGAGGTGATCATCCCGACGCCCTATGGGACGACCTACAATTCGTACTTGCTGATGGGCGAGAAGACCGCCGTCATCGAGGTGGCCGACGACAAGGTGGCCGATAGCTACCTCGACCTCTGTGGGCGGGTCCTCGACGGAGCCAAGCCGGATTACGTCATCCTGGACCATGCCGCGCCGAATCACTCTGGTTCCCTCCTCCGCCTGCTCAAGGCGTACCCGGAAGCCGAGGTCGTGACCTCGGAGGTGGGGGCCCGCTTCGTCAGGGAGATCACCAGGGTAGACCCGGACATCCGGGTCGTCCGGGAGGGGGACCGCCTGGACCTCGGCTTGGGCCGCGTCCTCACCTTTATCGAGGCCCCCTTCATGCCTTGGCCGGACTGCCTTTTTACCTGGGTGGAGAGCGAGCGGGTCCTCTTCAGCGGGGAGGCCTTTGGCGCTCACTTCGCCGCGGGCGTGGCCGCCGATGGAAGCGACGACTATGCCATCGCCTATCGCGACTTCTATCAGGCGATCATGCACCCCTTCGAGGCGCAGGTGCGGGAGGCCGTGGCCAAGCTGTCCGACCTCCCGATCGAGGTGATCTGCCCCGCCCACGGGCCGATCCACCAGGTC
Proteins encoded:
- a CDS encoding MFS transporter gives rise to the protein MSTARNIPVMTVTAALNVGSVMLWNPILSLIMRDLGASDLQISVAFAAWALAAAFSQYQGGRWGDRFGRFPIVVYPTYLCALAIGTAAFMPSWLPFAIVYVFWNAFNALQSPVFMPFVGESVPPERRGHAFGLLEGVIAVGIVIGPLLGARLLPAIGARGLFLITAAVIMSTATVRHLLLRETRPKATGSRPFAFSHIFSGRLRLVLLSLVLSNVVLVMANWGPFMSLHASDAMGLSKAQINLFFALGAAVGAASSPLGGRAVARFGPHRVLALACLGLGLCALLWMVQRNLAGIALGYLLINFFFQWGVISNDAFRVHAVDESIRGVCLGSMGTLVSLSTVVVVPLVGFLKQLLPTAPFWMATVAAVGLLVVTNALTRADATEPAGLTAAE
- a CDS encoding spore coat protein, encoding MTPNVKSGGKMDEKDLLTDLLMTHKYLIDNYSQSTVESADPKLRDLFHKLCTECLRDQDEIFNHMNSHGWYKPPEASVQEIQKAEQKFSQTVSQMGIQQQS
- a CDS encoding FprA family A-type flavoprotein; its protein translation is MRANAFEIREGLHWVGIPDPARRRYEVIIPTPYGTTYNSYLLMGEKTAVIEVADDKVADSYLDLCGRVLDGAKPDYVILDHAAPNHSGSLLRLLKAYPEAEVVTSEVGARFVREITRVDPDIRVVREGDRLDLGLGRVLTFIEAPFMPWPDCLFTWVESERVLFSGEAFGAHFAAGVAADGSDDYAIAYRDFYQAIMHPFEAQVREAVAKLSDLPIEVICPAHGPIHQVRARRWVQRYAEYSARPRKEAPVVAVAYASAYGYTRQLAEAIAKGIGEAGAVIAQVYDLAMVGPEGLARHIEAADGVLIGSPTLNRDAARPVWALLSHVSPVLCRGKPAAAFGSYGWSGEAVGLLEDRLRGLQLDVRSPGPRVKFAPAAEDLERARQYGREFAERVKV